In a single window of the Dreissena polymorpha isolate Duluth1 chromosome 3, UMN_Dpol_1.0, whole genome shotgun sequence genome:
- the LOC127871602 gene encoding low affinity immunoglobulin epsilon Fc receptor-like, producing MTYVVRITVTSLLMSMVCSSGLINVLDKKINGIKDAMESDIALLRHEMGNFSSQLAHLLHGTDGFSSKVQNFRQCGCEKAETGQTGDQFSFNQVIRKGFLSEKQLLKTEVERIQRNVNFTINNVDRMDRSLTSHNVNLIETKSHVKRINDITVDQSREILAIKGQMESFMTRKGFESEKKSLNNDVEKIHSYVNSTMNDFDRMNRSMASYKVDISESKSHVKRIDDITVIQSREILSMNQEMSSFMTKMDSLNETFKRRLEGVEGQISALYGFDARINKLDTDFNRRLEGVKRGDTSALSDCEARINKLEADFNRRLEGVKRDTSALPDFEARINKLEADFNKRSRFKALSASSLFGIHGKSIYVRPNNATDYNSATKFCSDIGGYLVEINSEEENAFIKQTFFTTRYTEIYLGGSDEITEGNWKWVYSGDRIPLRDQGGFQKWQAWEPNNAGQLEHCVMMRRFGEWNDVECNLKFAYVCERSLI from the coding sequence ATGACGTACGTTGTCAGAATAACAGTCACGAGTTTACTTATGAGCATGGTGTGCAGCTCAGGACTTATAAATGTGCTGGATAAAAAGATAAACGGTATTAAAGATGCCATGGAGTCAGATATTGCATTACTTCGCCATGAAATGGGAAATTTTTCCAGCCAGTTGGCACACCTCTTGCATGGAACGGATGGCTTTTCCAGTAAAGTTCAAAACTTCCGCCAATGCGGATGTGAAAAAGCCGAAACGGGACAGACAGGTGATCAATTTAGCTTTAACCAAGTTATTAGAAAAGGTTTTTTGTCGGAGAAACAGTTACTGAAAACAGAAGTTGAAAGGATACAAAGAAATGTCAATTTTACAATCAATAATGTTGATAGAATGGATCGGAGTCTTACATCGCACAACGTCAATCTTATCGAAACGAAATCACACGTTAAACGTATTAATGACATAACAGTCGATCAAAGTCGAGAAATACTTGCAATTAAAGGACAAATGGAAAGTTTCATGACAAGAAAGGGGTTTGAGTCTGAGAAAAAATCACTGAACAATGACGTGGAAAAGATACACAGCTATGTCAATTCTACAATGAATGATTTTGATAGGATGAACCGGAGTATGGCATCTTATAAGGTAGATATCAGCGAATCGAAATCACACGTTAAACGTATTGATGACATAACAGTCATTCAAAGTCGTGAGATACTTTCAATGAACCAAGAAATGAGTAGTTTCATGACTAAAATGGATTCTCTGAATGAAACATTCAAACGCAGATTAGAAGGAGTAGAGGGTCAAATATCGGCTTTGTATGGTTTCGATGCGAGAATAAACAAATTAGATACAGATTTTAACCGGAGATTAGAAGGAGTAAAGCGTGGTGACACGTCGGCTCTGTCTGATTGCGAGGCGAGGATAAATAAATTAGAGGCAGATTTTAACCGGAGATTAGAAGGAGTAAAGCGTGACACATCGGCTCTGCCTGATTTCGAGGCGAGGATAAATAAATTAGAGGCGGATTTTAATAAGCGCTCACGTTTTAAAGCATTGAGCGCGTCTAGTTTGTTTGGCATTCACGGTAAAAGTATCTATGTTCGCCCAAATAACGCTACGGATTACAACTCGGCAACTAAATTCTGCTCTGATATCGGTGGGTACCTAGTAGAGATCAACAGTGAGGAAGAAAACGCCTTCATTAAGCAGACATTTTTTACAACTAGATATACGGAAATTTACCTTGGGGGCAGTGACGAAATAACCGAGGGAAACTGGAAATGGGTATATAGTGGAGATCGTATTCCGCTGCGGGATCAGGGAGGATTTCAGAAGTGGCAGGCATGGGAACCGAATAACGCAGGGCAACTTGAGCATTGTGTGATGATGAGAAGATTTGGAGAGTGGAATGATGTCGAGTGCAATTTAAAATTTGCGTATGTTTGTGAGCGGTCCCTTATCTAG